Proteins from a genomic interval of Xanthomonas sp. AM6:
- the miaA gene encoding tRNA (adenosine(37)-N6)-dimethylallyltransferase MiaA produces MAADRRPRAIALMGPTASGKTAAAIALAERYGGEIVSVDSALVYRGLDIGAAKPDAQQLARVPHHLLDLRDPWQTYSAADFAVDARAALDAIVAGGRLPILAGGTGLYFQALLEGLAPMPPADPQLRAALAARAQDEGWAALHAQLQQVDPLAARRIRPGDAQRIQRALEVFQLTGRPISEWQAQPGPPRLPLRVLKLVLAPAERALLHRRIELRLNAMLAQGFLDEVRALRALPAMRQVAQPLELPAVRAVGYRQAWEHLDGASDAATFRERAIFATRQLAKRQLTWLRGELDARWFDPGRDGARLEGAVADFLG; encoded by the coding sequence ATGGCGGCCGACCGGCGCCCGCGCGCGATCGCGCTGATGGGGCCGACCGCGTCCGGCAAGACCGCCGCGGCGATCGCCCTGGCCGAACGCTACGGCGGCGAGATCGTCAGCGTCGATTCGGCGCTGGTGTACCGCGGCTTGGACATCGGCGCGGCCAAGCCCGATGCGCAGCAGCTGGCGCGGGTGCCGCACCATCTGCTGGACCTGCGCGACCCGTGGCAGACCTATTCGGCCGCCGACTTCGCGGTCGACGCGCGGGCCGCGCTGGACGCGATCGTCGCCGGCGGCCGCCTGCCGATCCTGGCAGGCGGCACCGGGCTGTATTTCCAGGCGCTGCTGGAAGGGCTGGCGCCGATGCCGCCGGCCGATCCGCAACTGCGCGCGGCGCTGGCCGCGCGCGCGCAGGACGAAGGCTGGGCGGCGCTGCACGCGCAGCTGCAGCAGGTCGATCCGCTGGCCGCGCGCCGGATCCGGCCCGGCGATGCGCAGCGCATCCAGCGCGCCTTGGAGGTGTTCCAGCTCACCGGCCGCCCGATCAGCGAGTGGCAGGCGCAGCCCGGACCGCCGCGGCTGCCGCTGCGGGTGCTGAAGCTGGTGCTGGCGCCGGCCGAGCGCGCGCTGCTGCACCGGCGCATCGAACTGCGCCTGAACGCGATGCTGGCGCAGGGTTTCCTCGACGAGGTGCGTGCGCTGCGCGCGCTGCCGGCGATGCGCCAGGTGGCGCAGCCGCTGGAGCTGCCGGCGGTGCGCGCGGTCGGCTACCGCCAGGCCTGGGAGCATCTGGACGGCGCCAGCGACGCGGCGACGTTCCGCGAGCGCGCGATCTTCGCCACCCGCCAGCTGGCCAAGCGCCAGCTGACCTGGCTGCGCGGCGAGCTGGACGCGCGCTGGTTCGACCCCGGCCGCGACGGCGCGCGGCTGGAGGGCGCGGTGGCGGACTTTCTTGGCTGA
- the folP gene encoding dihydropteroate synthase produces MFDTSPSLDCGGRRLLLDRPRVMGIVNVTPDSFSDGGAHATLEAAVAHGLRLAEEGADLLDIGGESTRPGATPVPVEEELRRVIPVIERLAAQTALPLSVDTFKPEVMRAAVAAGAGMINDIQALRRPGALDAAAELRVPVVLMHMPEDAYAAGSAPHYDDVVGEVHRFLAERIFAAEMAGIDKRRLLVDPGFGFGKGTADNLQLLAQLQRLVELGVPVMAGLSRKRSIGELTGRSAPEQRVAGSVAAHLLAAQRGALLLRVHDVAATVDALKVWQALAGVPLPRSGATPAAVRWPDED; encoded by the coding sequence ATGTTCGACACCTCGCCGAGCCTGGACTGCGGCGGACGCCGCCTGCTGCTGGACCGTCCGCGGGTGATGGGCATCGTCAACGTCACCCCCGATTCGTTTTCCGACGGCGGCGCGCACGCGACGCTGGAGGCGGCGGTGGCGCATGGCCTGCGCCTGGCGGAGGAGGGCGCGGACCTGCTCGACATCGGCGGCGAATCGACCCGCCCCGGCGCCACGCCGGTGCCGGTGGAGGAAGAGCTGCGACGGGTCATCCCGGTGATCGAACGGCTTGCCGCGCAGACCGCGCTGCCGCTGAGCGTGGACACGTTCAAGCCGGAGGTGATGCGGGCGGCGGTCGCCGCCGGCGCCGGCATGATCAACGACATCCAGGCCCTGCGCCGGCCCGGCGCGCTGGACGCGGCCGCGGAACTGCGCGTGCCGGTGGTGCTGATGCACATGCCCGAGGATGCCTACGCCGCCGGCAGCGCGCCGCACTACGACGACGTGGTCGGCGAGGTGCACCGGTTCCTGGCCGAACGCATCTTCGCCGCGGAGATGGCCGGCATCGACAAACGCCGCCTGCTGGTCGATCCGGGCTTCGGCTTCGGCAAGGGCACCGCCGACAACCTGCAATTGCTGGCGCAACTGCAGCGCCTGGTCGAACTCGGCGTGCCGGTCATGGCCGGGCTGTCGCGCAAGCGCAGCATCGGCGAGCTGACCGGGCGCAGCGCGCCGGAGCAGCGCGTGGCCGGCTCGGTCGCCGCGCACCTGCTGGCGGCGCAACGCGGCGCGCTGCTGCTGCGCGTGCACGACGTCGCCGCCACGGTGGACGCGCTGAAGGTCTGGCAGGCGCTGGCGGGGGTGCCGCTGCCGCGCAGCGGCGCCACGCCGGCCGCGGTCCGCTGGCCGGACGAGGATTGA
- the ftsH gene encoding ATP-dependent zinc metalloprotease FtsH produces MNDLTKNLLLWVVVAVVLMVVFQSFSPRLAGGAGSDTVTYTQFLKEVDAGRVKSVDFTDDTGLSVTAIRFKRTDSSESTVYGPRDDKLVDVLYSKNVEMTRQKPANGPSFWSLVLNFLPVILIIGFWLFIMRQMQGGGGGAKGAMSFGKSRAKLQGEDQIKITFADVAGCDEAKEEVGELVDFLRDPTKFTKLGGKIPRGVLMVGPPGTGKTLLAKAIAGEAKVPFFSISGSDFVEMFVGVGASRVRDMFEQAKKHAPCIIFIDEIDAVGRHRGAGLGGGHDEREQTLNQLLVEMDGFEGGEGVIVIAATNRPDVLDPALLRPGRFDRQVVVGLPDVRGREQILKVHMRKLPLADDVEPMVIARGTPGFSGADLANLCNEAALFAARETVKEVRMDHFDRARDKILMGAERRSMAMSEEEKTLTAYHEAGHAIVGRVVPEHDPVYKVTIIPRGRALGVTMYLPEGDKYSMNRVAIESQLCSLYGGRVAEELIFGTDKVTTGASNDIERATKMARNMVTKWGLSDELGPIAYGEEDDEVFLGRSVTQHKSVSDDTARRIDEVVRSILDKAYAKTTQILTENLDKLHVMANLLLEYETIDVPQIDAIMEGRDPPPPMGWGKSGKDGGNDKGNSRPLPPIAGPAEQL; encoded by the coding sequence ATGAACGACTTGACCAAGAATCTGTTGCTGTGGGTAGTCGTCGCCGTCGTGCTGATGGTGGTGTTCCAGAGCTTCTCGCCACGCCTGGCCGGCGGCGCCGGCAGCGACACCGTCACCTACACCCAGTTCCTGAAGGAAGTGGACGCCGGGCGGGTGAAGTCGGTCGACTTCACCGACGACACCGGGCTGTCGGTGACCGCGATCCGCTTCAAGCGCACCGACAGCAGCGAGAGCACGGTCTACGGGCCGCGCGACGACAAGCTGGTCGACGTGCTGTACAGCAAGAACGTGGAGATGACCCGGCAGAAGCCGGCCAATGGCCCGAGCTTCTGGTCGCTGGTGCTGAATTTCCTGCCGGTCATCCTGATCATCGGCTTCTGGCTGTTCATCATGCGCCAGATGCAGGGCGGCGGCGGCGGCGCCAAGGGCGCGATGTCGTTCGGCAAGTCGCGCGCCAAGCTGCAGGGCGAGGACCAGATCAAGATCACCTTCGCCGACGTCGCCGGTTGCGACGAGGCCAAGGAGGAAGTGGGCGAGCTGGTCGACTTCCTGCGCGACCCGACCAAGTTCACCAAGCTCGGCGGCAAGATCCCGCGCGGCGTGCTGATGGTCGGCCCGCCCGGCACCGGCAAGACGCTGCTGGCCAAGGCCATCGCCGGCGAGGCCAAGGTGCCGTTCTTCAGCATTTCCGGTTCGGACTTCGTCGAGATGTTCGTCGGCGTCGGCGCCAGCCGCGTGCGCGACATGTTCGAGCAGGCCAAGAAGCACGCGCCGTGCATCATCTTCATCGACGAGATCGATGCGGTCGGCCGCCACCGCGGTGCCGGCCTGGGCGGCGGCCACGACGAGCGCGAGCAGACCCTGAACCAGTTGCTGGTGGAGATGGACGGGTTCGAGGGCGGCGAGGGCGTGATCGTGATCGCCGCGACCAACCGTCCGGACGTGCTCGACCCGGCGCTGCTGCGCCCGGGCCGTTTCGACCGCCAGGTGGTGGTCGGCCTGCCGGACGTGCGCGGCCGCGAGCAGATCCTGAAGGTGCACATGCGCAAGCTGCCGCTGGCCGACGACGTCGAGCCGATGGTGATCGCGCGCGGCACCCCGGGCTTCTCCGGCGCCGACCTGGCCAACCTGTGCAACGAGGCGGCGCTGTTCGCGGCGCGCGAAACGGTCAAGGAGGTCCGCATGGACCACTTCGACCGCGCCCGCGACAAGATCCTGATGGGCGCCGAGCGCCGCTCGATGGCGATGAGCGAGGAAGAGAAGACGCTGACCGCCTACCACGAGGCCGGGCATGCGATCGTCGGCCGCGTGGTGCCGGAGCACGATCCGGTCTACAAGGTCACGATCATCCCGCGCGGGCGTGCGCTGGGCGTGACCATGTACCTGCCCGAAGGGGACAAGTACTCGATGAACCGCGTCGCGATCGAGTCGCAGCTGTGCTCGCTGTACGGCGGCCGCGTCGCCGAAGAGCTGATCTTCGGCACCGACAAGGTCACCACCGGCGCCTCCAACGACATCGAGCGCGCGACCAAGATGGCGCGCAACATGGTCACCAAGTGGGGCCTGTCCGACGAGCTGGGGCCGATCGCCTACGGCGAGGAGGACGACGAGGTGTTCCTGGGCCGTTCGGTCACCCAGCACAAGAGCGTGTCCGACGACACCGCGCGGCGCATCGACGAAGTGGTGCGTTCGATCCTCGACAAGGCCTATGCGAAGACCACGCAGATCCTGACCGAGAACCTGGACAAGCTGCACGTCATGGCCAACCTGCTGCTGGAATACGAGACCATCGACGTGCCGCAGATCGACGCGATCATGGAAGGCCGCGATCCGCCGCCGCCGATGGGCTGGGGCAAGTCCGGCAAGGACGGCGGCAACGACAAGGGCAATTCGCGGCCGCTGCCGCCGATCGCCGGGCCGGCCGAGCAGTTGTAA